One genomic region from Pecten maximus chromosome 5, xPecMax1.1, whole genome shotgun sequence encodes:
- the LOC117327555 gene encoding sialate O-acetylesterase-like, which yields MLRLLFALFAGIAHASSQDVIEMSMLDSTIGDATPLNIPKRFSFAAYYGDHMVLQKAPQRAVIWGYNPFTNEFIDVSVDQQKYHALVDSNGLWSVTLDPVEGPGPYNITAQGSQGEITLKDVLFGDVWLCSGQSNMQFTVSQSFNASEEIKDADNFPNIRVFTVNQISSKTPLKDLDAANSIKQPWSVASSSSIGGVAWGYFSSVCWLYGKYLYQKLGYPIGLVNTCWGGTPVEAWSSPDALAKCGLHSETVASEQLKEPFYNRMSSYGNYGGPQTAVILWNAMISPLLNMTIYGAIWYQGENNARNPSTYNCTFPSMISDWRTKFHTSHGQNNPTFPFGFVMLGANIPNMSDFGGFPDIRWHQTADFGFVPNKKMENVFMANAMDLPDFLSPFGPIHPRDKQDVARRLVNASLAVAYHHKDVPYQAPLPSGFKVDTAASTLEIIYNNGTEALQLKNNVGFEVCCSYDGKGLCNTHAWWLQANVVRKTLSSVIHNNGIMWCSECCWNPLRMEAFPMYIYGL from the exons GTGATGCAACACCATTGAATATTCCCAAGCGATTTTCTTTTGCTGCCTACTATGGTGATCACATGGTTCTTCAGAAAGCCCCACAGCGTGCTGTCATATGGGGCTACAATCCATTTACAAATGAGTTCATAGATGTATCTGTGGACCAACAGAAATACCATGCTTTAGTGGACTCAAATGGACTGTGGAGCGTTACCCTTGACCCTGTGGAGGGACCAGGACCTTACAACATAACAGCGCAGGGGTCACAAGGGGAGATTACTCTCAAAGATGTCTTATTTGGAGATGTTTGGCTCTGCTCTGGACAATCCAATATGCAATTTACAGTCAGTCAG AGCTTCAATGCTTCTGAAGAGATAAAGGACGCTGACAATTTTCCCAACATCCGAGTGTTTACTGTCAACCAGATTTCATCCAAAACGCCCCTGAAAGACCTTGATGCAGCGAATAGTATCAAACAGCCTTGGTCTGTTGCTTCTAGCA GTTCCATTGGTGGAGTAGCTTGGGGCTACTTCTCGTCTGTGTGTTGGCTGTATGGTAAATACCTGTACCAGAAGCTGGGCTACCCCATTGGTCTGGTAAATACTTGCTGGGGAGGTACACCTGTGGAGGCCTGGTCTTCACCGGATGCTCTTGCAAAATGTGGACTCCACAGTGAAACAGTGGCATCAGAACAACTTAAGGAACCCTTTTACAATAG gATGTCTTCATATGGAAATTATGGTGGACCTCAAACTGCAGTTATTTTGTGGAATGCCATGATCAGTCCTCTTCTGAACATGACCATCTACGGAGCCATTTGGTATCAGG GTGAAAACAATGCCCGCAATCCCTCCACTTACAACTGTACCTTCCCTTCAATGATTAGTGACTGGAGAACCAAGTTCCACACTTCACACGGACAGAACAACCCAACCTTTCCTTTTGGATTTGTTATG CTTGGTGCCAATATTCCAAACATGAGTGATTTTGGTGGTTTCCCAGACATTCGTTGGCACCAAACAGCAGACTTTGGTTTTGTCCCAAACAAGAAAATGGAGAATGTGTTTATGGCCAATGCAATGGATCTTCCAGATTTTTTGTCACCATTTGGACC CATCCATCCACGAGATAAACAAGATGTAGCAAGGCGTTTGGTGAATGCCAGTTTGGCTGTAGCTTACCACCACAAAGATGTACCTTATCAGGCCCCCCTGCCTTCTGGTTTCAAGGTAGACACTGCAGCTAGCACACTGGAAATCATCTACAATAATGGCACGGAGGCATTGCAACTCAAGAACAACGTTGGATTTGAA GTCTGTTGTTCCTATGATGGTAAAGGGTTGTGTAATACTCATGCATGGTGGCTACAGGCAAATGTTGTCAGGAAAACATTGAGTAGTGTAATTCATAACAACGGCATCATGTGGTGCTCAGAATGTTGCTGGAATCCGCTACGCATGGAGGCTTTCCCCATGTACATTTATGGACTGTAG